TTACGCTAGTGTTTGAGTTTTTTCATGCAAAACTTTGAAAAAACAAGTTTCAAGTGACTTCAAAATTGTTGTTTCGAGGTGTATCTGGAGTGAGGTATTTAAATCTTCAACTTGTGCTCACAAATTTTCTACTTCCAATGAACTTCTTTTCCAAAAATAAAACGTAGCTATCCAAAACACaaacttcaactttttctccaatttcaacttcaaataactttttccaacttcaacttcaaatattGCGCAAAcggatctttggaatcttaagaAGCATCACTTATATTTCTTAACTTTGTAAGTATCTTGATTGATAGAGTTATTTTCTCCATTTACATCATGGATAATTTTGTTGCACTATTATCATCTTTCTGGTAGTTGCTTGTTAATCTGTAGCCCAAAATAGTTAAGTAGATAAACGCTAGTCCTTCCTGCACAACCCTTTCTGAGAAGGGTAAAAAAGAGAGTACAACCCAAGTCACTGGTCTGCAGAGAGGCCGAAATCTCCCAACATCTTTATATCCTGGTTTCTTGTGACAATTCTTGTTTGAAGGAAGGTAGTTTGTTATGGTTCAACTTTTCTCTATTTATGCCCccaaaacaaaaaaggaaaaaaagaaaaaggttccACTTGTCTCTTCCTCTTCCTTACCACTCTATTGTTGCGCCTTCTTACTCTCACCCTCAGCACCTGGTATATCCTTTGTATCCTTTGTCGAAGATCCCTTGCTCTGTGTTCACCAGTCTCTTTATCCCCTCTTTCACCTTATGGTTGCCTCTTTTTAGCATCACAGTGACCAATGATATGTCTTATCTCATTGTCCATGAGGTCTGAAGTGGCTTTGGCAGTGCTCCAAATAGCTTTCGTAGTGGTTGATTAGTTAAGATGGAGGTAAAAGAATGCCATCAAGAAGTAAGTACAATAACTTAATTGGAGTTCACAAAGCACCATTGTTACAGCCTATCTACTTTCTCCTTTCTTCAGAACTAGTCAACCACTTGGGGGTTTCCCTTTTCATTTGCAAGAAGTTGGTCGTTCTTTGATTTTATTTGAATTCGCTTCTTCTTTAATTTCCTGCTATCAGTTTGGCTTGATTAAAATaatctaatgatgttattgtgtATTTACTTCTTTCTTTGATATTTTGCTATCATTTtgacttgattaaaaataatctaatgatgttatttgattaaaaataatctaatgatgttattttgtAGACTTTCCAAAAAATTTCAAGTTTGGAGACTCTAAAGATTGCACCTGTCCTACTAGGTAAGCTTCGTATAGCCAAGCTGGCTCATCATATGTTGCATACAATTGATGTATTGACCACATCCTTGTTCTGCAGGATTTGTGGTACAACTTTTTGTTGTTGGTACAACCATTTCTCTTATTAATAACATGGCACCTCCCAAGAGGGCTTCTTGATCATTACTGTAACTCTGGTGTATTCTAAATGTCTTTGACTGATTAAAGAGGGTTCTTATATGCTTCGGCTTCAATGGAGATGCTGCTGTAAGTTGCTTTTATAAATGCAATTTCTGAAAGCTTTTCTGATTTAACATTATACAAATACTACAGGTAAACTTTCTGAAAAGATTACTAGTCAGTAAATTTGTGCCTTGTTCTGCGAGCAAGTAGTTCAATATGAATCAAATTTACATTCTGTTTTCGTTTTTTTTACAGCTTTCTTCAAATCAGGTAAATACATGAGCGTAAGTATAAGTATAAATGGGGCAGGGCATGGTGGGGCAAGACAAGCCTTAAGGATATAAATGGAGCAGGGCATGGTGGGGCAAGACAAGCCTCAACCCGCTTACATTTTTTGCGCTCCCGCTTGCCCCAGTTAggatttttttcaaaatttttgccCTGCCCCACCTGCCACCAAGCCTTGCCCCAACCGTCGCCCTCCCCTTCTACAATTATGCTtccattttttctctttctttttactTTGCCGTATTTTCTTATTAAGATAGTATCCTTCTTTGTTATCCTTTTGACCATAAACTGTGTCACACTGGTATAGTAGTATGTAGTCTCTTTAAAATATATTCCCCCCTAGATAGTAGCATGCAGTTGGGCTTGCACATTATAGTTTCTTTCTAATTTTGTTCATAAAATTTTATATTGTCATTTCACATCTAATTTTGACCTTTTTTCCCCTCGACTTTTGAGCATATCATCCTGCTAAATTCTTGTAGTTAATATTCACATACATAACAGATCCTTCCTTGAACATGTATTGAAGCTACAGATACAAAACCAAAAACCCATTTGGTCATTCCTCGACGGGAGAAGTGCCTAAACAGAGTGAACAGATACAGAAAGTTAATGgttcaaaacaagaaaaaagagtTTATAGAAAACTCCAAAAAATGACCATGACTTGTTTTTTCAGAGACCACATTGCTCTTTCAGCTTGAAATATACAAATTTGAAAGGCTTCATAGACCACATTGCTCTTTCAGCTTGAAATATACAAATTTGAAAGGCTATTCATGAAGAAAAGCAGCTCTTTCTCACAGCTGGGTTTATTGAACCTGTTCATCGTAGTTCCTACCCCCCTTGCCCCGTTaaatttttaaatattggttgtaGCTCACCAGCCCCATTGCCATCCCCAAGTGTAATGATGATTTCTTCCTGCTTGTATATATATGAAAAGCAGCTGCATTTAAACCTTTCCTTGGTTTGCTTATGCTCTTCATCCACAAGTCATTTTTGGTTTCTATTGATGGGGTTGGGTAGGTAGTGCTTTTGTGCAACACAAGTGTTGCTACTGGGATCCATATACACGGTGATTATAGTTAAGAAATGCTATTCGACAACAAATTTTAGTGTAGCATGTGATTTTGTAGTACCCCACAATCTTATTAATGCAAACAAAGTCTGTTGGCATAAAGCGCTGGTCCCACTCTTTGTTCCGAGGGCCCAATGATCTTGAAAGCTACAAGAAGAGGAAAATTATTGGATAGAGTTGGGCAGTTGGCTATGCATGTGCCTAAATATTTAAAAGCAAGTTAGAGATTGACTCATGCATAAGATATGGCCCTATTCCTTGGGACAGCTAACAAAAACTTTTTAGGTAAAATTTTTTATCAAGTAGTACGCAGAAACCAGTTCAGAGTTCTTACGATGTTAAAAGGTTCACGATTTTCACTGTTGCTTGTATACCTAACCGTGCTGTTACTTCGAATTTGCAAACTATATTCCAGCTTACCCCAACAAAAAAGCTTTTTCAGATTTTGCAAAAACTGAAAGCCACTGGAGATCAGTAGTTTTCAATTTTTGTACAAACTGAAACACTTTTCTATCTTGCTGTTTCGTTGAGAAATAGCTCTTGCAAAGTAGTaaagtttttcaattttttatgTAAACGGTCCAAAGTATAAAATATAATAGTCATCAAATCTTAAACTTTGCTTAAAAAGTTTGGAAACTTGTATTGAAAATTCGCTAGACTTAGTTTGTTCGGAACAGCGTCACTAAGAAAAAGAATCCTATAATGTTCTTGAAAACTGGAAAACCACTTCCCAAACGAATAATCATCAAAATACATTGTTCACCACACGTAGTGGGAGGAGGATGAACCTAACGGCTACATACTCGCTTTTAGTTggattctttttttctttttcttagctGTTGAGGTGCTTTTAATCGGATTGGTCCGCACTGTCCTAATCATTCTATTCCCACATCTGCACTTCAAATCACTTTTTCGATTGACCGTGGTCTGGCTTCCTGTTGCAAGTGATCGAGGAATTATGCTACTAATATATCTAAGATTATATATTCTTGTTGCACCGTATGTATCATCATACACAAAGCTTAAATTTTCTATAAATGCATATGGAACAGACTCATATAACACAATCACCTTAAGCTGACGCCCTGCTTCTGCAGGGATCAACAAAGACAGAACTAATTAAGTACACTTTGTGAAAGACGAGTAATAACGCTATATACGTTGTATTTGACCTTTTGCTTTAGCCGTGGAGGGTCGCAAGGCTGTTGATCAAAGCTAAGGCATTGCTTGTCATATGTGCAACTTCCAGAATCTTTCCCCTTACAACAGTCTTAACTTTCCCGTTCATAACTTTTCCACCAAACCCCTCAGTGCATGTATCCTCATCCGTCAAGGCAGCACTCACCCAAGTTTGAATATCATTCATTTTAAGGTCAAAATCTTCGCCCCTCAGCTCCTTCATTTCCCCCAAAGATTTTCTCAGTTCCGCGACTGCGTCACTTAGTTCCTCCACACAGTCGCGCATGGCGCCGACCTCTCTCCGCGTCATGCCTTGGCCGTGTGCCACCTTCACCATCATGGCAGATGTCGATAGGGCTGTTACGAGGCTGACGGTGAGGGATTCATGGGCCATAATTTGAGGCGAAGCTCCAATGGCACTTGCATATCCTGATAATGAGCTGAAACAGAGGTTTGGATAAGTTGTTGACTTACAAAATGTTCTTATAAACTCTGTATGTGTATTTCCGGCGGTTGGCCTTGCCGCCGAAACTGACTCCATGAATGAAGAAGTAGTGAAGGCTactaaaataagaaaaacaataCGGAAATGGCAACGGTTATTACAAGAACCTTCCATCTCTCTCTCTTTCCtatgttttttgtttgtttgtctcTCAATAACTAAAGTTAGTTGAGTGTGATGAAAATGGGAATGCCGGGTTCTGCATTTATAGGAAAAGTGCACAAGTGGGGATGAGCTTGTACGGTGCCAATTAAATGTACAACAGAACAAGTTCTATTTTTCTATCACAGATCAAACTATGTCGATGATAAGTACAAAATTATCACACTGGAACCTCAGTTTTCCATTAGCTAGAGAAAAAGTTAAAAGTGGTTAAATCTAAAATTAGATCATTAGAAAATCGTGCATCGAATGGTAAATATACCGGATTGTAGTCACTTTTTTAGAGCCAGGAAAGCCATGTATTCCCCACTTTTGAGTCAAAAAGGAGAACAGGTGCTTCAAATGGAGCAAACAAACTCACTTATTTTCTATAAACGGCTATGTTAAGACTAATTCAGGTGATCTTTACGCTTTTCTTAAATAACATGCTTAATGTTACAGCCTGCCTTCATTGACTCTTGGCGCCTGGTAACATTGCGCGCCTCAGGGAAGTTGCACGCGCGCTGACTTTGGACTTTTGAAGAGCATATGGCAAAAGGGCCAGGCGGGAGGCAACGAACCATGAAAAGATGATGCACTGGATGTCCTAAGAGTGTCAAGGAGTTTAGGAAGGACTTGAGAGGAATCCAAAGGTTCTAGCATATGAGCGACAACTGCATACGTTCCAGGAGTGTCAATGTTGCTAGTTCTCGAACTATGATAGGAAACTTGGATTTCCGGTGGAAGCCTTGTTCCTAAGATGTCCTTGAATATGCTTACTAAGTTTGGTGTCCTTTCCAAGATTGTTTACCTGttggcttgacttagccaagcaGCAGTGACATTGTTGTAATTCGTTGAAGCTTCCAAAAACATCTATTTCTTCGGGTATGAGAATAGGATGAAACTTTATGGAGGTGTGAAAGAAGTTAAGGCGACTCTTTAGGAACGAATGACACGTCATTTTGAGATAGGAGCGGAGAAAAACATCTATAATAATAGTGCCAAATTATGTCATATGGGTTATtgagtttttctttttaaaatataTAATGGGGGTACCCGCCATCCTCGTGCGTGTTTATGGGAAGCTGCACCAAGTGAGCTGCCCCTCAAAGGCCAGTCTGGGCATCTCAAAGGAGTGTCTAAGGTACTATACGAGTTAGACTCTATGGGCGGCACAGAACTTCAAGGCTGGCATAGGGTGCACAACACATGTCGGAGGCTTCATGTATGGAATGATTATGCCCTGCAGGCTATCTTCGGGAAGGTTAAAAACCTCTGCGCTGATTGAGCACTGAGGAACCACCCTTAAGATTCTCAGGTGTTGACTTGTGAGCATGACTTGGATTCAGCCTTGCAATTAGCAAGGGTATGTTAGCCTAGACATGCAGTCGTTGGATGATGTTGAACTATACGAGATGGAAGTATGTTGCAAAAGAAATATTTGGCTATGTATTAAGGCAGTTGTTAGCATTTTTGAAAGAATCACATGACAAAGACCAAGCGCTAAAGAGTTTCCCTACTCGGGTAAAGCATAGGTCATCGTCACAGGcacaaggcaagtgtcaagcttTAAGAGTAGACTGTGCACGTGAGAGCGACGCTCAGTGTTAGATGAGGGATTGAGAAGTCTGTATCCGACCCCGAGTATGCCCATTAACAGGACTCATAATATGAATTAAATGTGCCACAAGAGTATGATAGCAGGTCAAGGTTGAAGCCTACTTGACATCAAACGAGGAGCACAATTGAAGTTAAGCCTCTACAACAAAGTTTCGCCATAGGCACAAGGTCGTGCCAAGAAACCTGGGATAAGAGAAGACTAGCTTGTAGTCAGGTAGAGCTACGAGCGTCGCACAGGATATTGTGTGCCCCTAGGCCCGCTACACTAAGGAGGAGTCAGCCCCTGGCATTAATATATCAT
The nucleotide sequence above comes from Lycium barbarum isolate Lr01 chromosome 3, ASM1917538v2, whole genome shotgun sequence. Encoded proteins:
- the LOC132631735 gene encoding 21 kDa protein-like, coding for MEGSCNNRCHFRIVFLILVAFTTSSFMESVSAARPTAGNTHTEFIRTFCKSTTYPNLCFSSLSGYASAIGASPQIMAHESLTVSLVTALSTSAMMVKVAHGQGMTRREVGAMRDCVEELSDAVAELRKSLGEMKELRGEDFDLKMNDIQTWVSAALTDEDTCTEGFGGKVMNGKVKTVVRGKILEVAHMTSNALALINSLATLHG